From one Anabas testudineus chromosome 21, fAnaTes1.2, whole genome shotgun sequence genomic stretch:
- the LOC113172844 gene encoding tropomyosin-like, which translates to MEAEDIPKNKSKELNQDPAQTGSSQESQRAPNLKKAPTQAKKQNQVKALESARANHNQTHVSKKIKEKEKEIRSLQKALREQELETQRVTQYWKGEYDRVTAFWKGENDRITLTWENETKAVKAASEKNLMALNAEWEERWRVRQEELVAQIKTLQEETDKKVSQVILEKDDLITKITQEKTSLEAQCAESSAKLKEKEQELLQSQAEMNRKAEQSRLDFNRQVDLFAQQRTHLIAKGMNDRRSLCDQLNETTARLIQKEVEIIKREAKWQAQFKTLEGQVKDEVAEKTAAFLRLQELERKHREDEDEWLHKVSQVEENIELLTQRNNELQVHHLS; encoded by the exons ATGGAAGCAGAGGACATCCCTAAAAACAAG tcaaAAGAGCTGAATCAAGACCCTGCTCAAACTGGCTCAAGCCAGGAAAGCCAGCGTGCACCCAACCTCAAAAAAGCACCAACGcaggcaaagaaacaaaaccaggTGAAGGCTCTAGAGTCAGCAAGAGCCAATCACAATCAAACACACGTGTCCAAAAAAAtcaaggagaaagagaaagagatccGCTCCCTCCAGAAAGCTCTCCGTGAGCAGGAGCTGGAGACCCAAAGGGTCACACAATACTGGAAGGGAGAGTACGACCGGGTCACTGCCTTCTGGAAAGGAGAGAACGACAGGATCACACTGACCTGGGAGAATGAGACTAAAGCCGTCAAAGCTGCCTCTGAAAAAAATTTGATGGCCTTGAATGCAGAGTGGGAGGAGCGGTGGCGTGTAAGACAGGAGGAGCTAGTCGCCCAGATCAAAACTCTGCAGGAGGAGACGGACAAGAAAGTGAGCCAGGTCATCCTGGAAAAGGATGATCTGATCACTAAAATAACTCAGGAAAAGACGTCTTTAGAAGCTCAGTGTGCAGAGAGCTCAGCcaagctgaaagaaaaagaacaagagctCCTCCAGAGCCAGGCTGAGATGAACAGGAAAGCAGAGCAAAGTCGGCTGGACTTCAACAGGCAGGTAGACCTGTTCGCCCAGCAAAGGACTCATCTGATCGCAAAAGGAATGAATGATAGGAGGTCTCTTTGCGACCAGCTGAACGAGACCACAGCCAGACTGATCCAAAAAGAAGTGGAAATCATCAAGAGAGAGGCCAAGTGGCAGGCCCAATTCAAAACTCTAGAAGGTCAGGTGAAAGATGAGGTGGCTGAGAAGACGGCAGCTTTTCTGAGGCTGCAAGAGCTGGAAAGAAAGCACagagaggatgaggatgagtGGCTCCACAAAGTCAGCCAAGTGGAGGAGAACATCGAGCTCCTGACTCAAAGAAACAATGAACTTCAGGTACATCACCTCAGTTAA